The following are encoded together in the Humulus lupulus chromosome 5, drHumLupu1.1, whole genome shotgun sequence genome:
- the LOC133777844 gene encoding uncharacterized membrane protein At4g09580 — MMTDDNEGDAKVVGLGSNNINDNNKFPLSFWEVAVASSVVLGFIAGLLGVYLTMPSSDYSFLKLPRSLEDLQILRDNLESYTSDYTAQVLVGYCLVYIFMQTFMIPGTVFMSLLAGSLFGVFRGVALVVFTATAGASSCYFLSKMIGRPLVFSLWPDKLNFFQAQVAKRRERLLNYMLFLRLTPTLPNTFINVASPIVDVPYHIFFFGTLIGLIPAAYVTVKAGIALGELQSIGDLYDFNSIATLFLIGLVSVTPTLVTKDKPA; from the exons ATGATGACTGATGATAATGAGGGAGATGCGAAGGTTGTTGGGTTGGGATCTAACAATATCAACGATAATAATAAGTTTCCATTGAGCTTTTGGGAGGTGGCCGTGGCTTCGTCTGTGGTATTGGGATTCATTGCTGGTCTTCTTGGGGTTTACCTAACCATGCCCTCTTCTGACTACAGCTTCCTCAAGCTCCCTCGCAGCCTTGAAGATCTTCAAATACTCAG AGATAACCTTGAAAGCTACACAAGTGACTACACTGCCCAGGTCCTGGTGGGTTATTGCTTGGTATACATTTTCATGCAGACTTTCATGATTCCAGGAACTGTGTTCATGTCTCTGCTTGCCGGATCCCTTTTTGGAGTCTTCAGAGGCGTGGCTCTTGTTGTTTTTACTGCCACTGCCGGTGCTTCTTCTTGCTATTTCTTGTCAAAGATGATTGGTCGTCCCCTAGTCTTCTCACTTTGGCCTGACAAATTGAATTTCTTCCAAGCACAG GTGGCTAAAAGAAGAGAACGGCTGTTGAACTACATGCTTTTCCTGAGACTGACACCAACTTTGCCTAATACTTTTATCAATGTTGCTTCTCCAATTGTCGATGTGCCTTATCATATATTCTTCTTCGGAACTTTAATTGGTCTCATACCTGCTGCTTATGTTACCGTGAAG GCTGGAATAGCACTTGGAGAGCTGCAGTCCATTGGTGATCTCTATGATTTCAATTCAATTGCCACTTTGTTCCTCATAGGACTTGTCTCAGTTACACCGACTCTGGTGACGAAGGACAAGCCTGCGTAG